One Methylobacterium oryzae DNA window includes the following coding sequences:
- the pabB gene encoding aminodeoxychorismate synthase component I, translated as MWTREIPFIDPVAAAARLRALPGLAFLDSAMRHDPLGRHSIVAADPFARFRYRDGRATLDGRPVAGGPMAALRACLEPYRLEAGPEPFPGGAIGYLAYDLGAALERVAPPARRAGLTHDIALNLYDTALVVDHAAGTGRLVATGFPETAPDARRARAEARLARFADLLGGAEPPVPAPARTAQPLAWRSNFDRQSYEEAVEKVRTYIRAGDIYQANIAQRFVADLPAGFDPFALYRRLRETNPATFGAYLEQEGLTVASSSPERFIRLDGRHVETRPIKGTARRLDDPAADRAAAEALQASVKERAENVMIVDLLRNDLSRVCRPGTVAVPTLCGLETYANVHHLVSVVTGDLRDGLDALDLLEGTFPGGSITGAPKIRAMDIITEIEGDARELYCGAIGRIGFDGALDTSIAIRTVFMDDRQAVLQAGGGVTLLSEPGPEYDETLAKAARVFEAFA; from the coding sequence ATGTGGACCCGAGAGATCCCCTTCATCGATCCCGTCGCGGCGGCGGCCCGGCTGCGCGCCCTGCCCGGGCTCGCCTTCCTCGACAGCGCCATGCGGCACGACCCGCTGGGGCGGCACTCGATCGTGGCCGCCGACCCGTTCGCGCGGTTCCGCTACCGCGACGGGCGCGCGACCCTCGACGGGAGGCCGGTGGCGGGCGGCCCGATGGCCGCGCTCCGGGCCTGCCTCGAACCCTACCGGCTCGAGGCAGGCCCGGAGCCGTTCCCCGGCGGGGCGATCGGGTACCTCGCCTACGACCTCGGCGCGGCGCTGGAGCGGGTGGCGCCGCCCGCCCGGCGGGCGGGGCTCACCCACGACATCGCGCTGAACCTCTACGACACCGCGCTGGTCGTCGACCACGCCGCCGGCACGGGCCGGCTCGTCGCCACGGGTTTCCCCGAGACCGCGCCGGACGCGCGGCGGGCCCGCGCGGAGGCGCGGCTCGCCCGCTTCGCCGACCTGCTCGGCGGCGCGGAGCCGCCGGTCCCGGCCCCCGCCCGGACGGCCCAGCCGCTCGCGTGGCGCTCGAACTTCGACCGACAAAGCTATGAAGAAGCAGTCGAAAAGGTCCGCACCTACATCCGGGCCGGCGACATCTACCAGGCCAACATCGCCCAGCGCTTCGTCGCCGACCTGCCGGCCGGCTTCGACCCGTTCGCCCTCTACCGGCGGCTGCGCGAGACCAACCCGGCGACCTTCGGGGCCTACCTGGAACAGGAGGGCCTGACCGTCGCCTCGTCCTCGCCGGAGCGGTTCATCCGCCTCGACGGACGGCACGTGGAGACGCGCCCGATCAAGGGCACCGCCCGCCGCCTCGACGACCCGGCGGCCGACCGGGCGGCGGCCGAGGCGCTCCAGGCCAGCGTCAAGGAGCGGGCCGAGAACGTCATGATCGTCGACCTACTGCGCAACGACCTGTCGCGGGTCTGCCGGCCGGGCACCGTCGCCGTGCCGACCCTGTGCGGCCTGGAGACCTACGCCAACGTCCACCATCTGGTGTCGGTGGTGACCGGCGACCTCCGCGACGGGCTCGACGCCCTCGACCTCCTGGAAGGGACCTTCCCGGGCGGCTCGATCACGGGCGCGCCGAAGATCCGCGCCATGGACATCATCACCGAGATCGAGGGCGACGCGCGGGAACTCTACTGCGGCGCCATCGGCCGGATCGGCTTCGACGGGGCGCTCGACACGTCGATCGCGATCCGCACCGTGTTCATGGACGACCGGCAGGCGGTCCTGCAGGCCGGGGGCGGGGTGACGCTGCTGTCGGAGCCCGGCCCGGAATACGACGAGACCCTGGCCAAGGCCGCCCGCGTGTTCGAGGCCTTCGCATGA
- a CDS encoding anthranilate synthase component II produces MILVLDNYDSFVFNVVRYLEELGETVRVVRNDALDVPGIRALEPEALVVSPGPCTPAEAGISLPAIRDLSGAVPILGVCLGHQAIGAAFGGTVARAQRPLHGQMTPIAHTGERLFSGIPAPMPVGRYHSLVVNPGPDMERYLSVDAVSQEGEVMALSHRTHPTYGIQFHPESVLTEGGHALFANFLDLARAWRERPEGRRDAVA; encoded by the coding sequence ATGATCCTCGTCCTCGACAATTACGACTCGTTCGTCTTCAACGTCGTCCGTTACCTGGAGGAGCTCGGCGAGACGGTCCGGGTCGTGCGCAACGACGCGCTGGACGTCCCCGGCATCCGGGCGCTGGAGCCGGAGGCCCTGGTGGTCTCGCCCGGGCCCTGCACCCCCGCGGAGGCCGGGATCTCCCTGCCGGCGATCCGCGACCTGTCGGGCGCGGTGCCGATCCTCGGCGTCTGCCTCGGCCATCAGGCGATCGGCGCGGCCTTCGGCGGCACGGTCGCGCGGGCACAGCGCCCCCTCCACGGGCAGATGACGCCGATCGCCCATACCGGCGAGCGCCTGTTTTCCGGAATCCCGGCGCCGATGCCGGTCGGGCGCTACCACTCGCTGGTCGTGAATCCCGGCCCCGACATGGAAAGATACCTCTCGGTCGACGCGGTCTCGCAGGAGGGGGAGGTGATGGCGCTGTCGCACCGGACCCACCCGACCTACGGCATCCAGTTCCACCCGGAATCGGTCCTGACCGAGGGCGGCCACGCCCTGTTCGCCAATTTCCTGGATCTCGCCCGCGCGTGGCGGGAGAGGCCGGAGGGGCGCCGCGATGCTGTGGCGTGA
- the rimO gene encoding 30S ribosomal protein S12 methylthiotransferase RimO, with protein MTATPAPRGPAPGAAPKISFVSLGCPKALVDSERILTHLRAEGYELARRHDGADVVIVNTCGFLDSAKAESLSAIGEAMAENGRVIVTGCMGAQPEEIREKYPDLLAVTGPQAYESVVAAVHEAVPPAHDPFLDLVPPQGIKLTPRHYAYLKISEGCSNRCSFCIIPSLRGNLVSRPAADVLREAEKLVKAGVKELLVVSQDTSAYGVDIRYSESPWRDRQVRAKFYDLTRELGELGAWVRLHYVYPYPHVDEVIPLMAEGKVLPYLDMPLQHASPSVLKRMRRPGNQERQLDRIRSWRQICPELAIRSTFIVGFPGETEAEFEELLAWLQEAKLDRVGCFEYEPVAGATANALGDLVPPAVKAERKRRFMETQNGIALRLQRAKVGKRLPIIVDSVEGGVARGRSKADAPEIDGNVHAAFRRPVRVGDIVTVKIDRAEAYDLYGSVA; from the coding sequence ATGACCGCCACGCCCGCTCCCCGCGGCCCCGCTCCCGGCGCCGCCCCGAAAATCTCGTTCGTCTCGCTGGGCTGCCCGAAGGCGCTGGTCGATTCCGAGCGGATCCTCACCCATCTGCGCGCCGAGGGCTACGAGCTGGCCCGGCGGCACGACGGCGCCGACGTGGTGATCGTCAACACCTGCGGCTTCCTCGATTCCGCCAAGGCGGAGTCGCTCTCGGCCATCGGCGAGGCCATGGCGGAGAACGGCCGCGTCATCGTCACCGGCTGCATGGGCGCGCAGCCGGAGGAGATCCGCGAGAAGTACCCCGACCTCCTGGCGGTGACCGGGCCCCAGGCCTACGAGTCGGTGGTGGCGGCCGTCCACGAGGCGGTGCCGCCGGCCCACGACCCGTTCCTCGACCTCGTGCCGCCGCAGGGGATCAAGCTCACCCCGCGCCACTACGCCTACCTGAAGATCTCGGAGGGGTGCAGCAACCGCTGCAGCTTCTGCATCATCCCGAGCTTGCGCGGGAACCTCGTCAGCCGCCCCGCCGCCGACGTGCTGCGCGAGGCCGAGAAGCTGGTGAAGGCCGGCGTGAAGGAGCTGCTGGTCGTCAGCCAGGACACCAGCGCCTACGGCGTCGACATCCGCTACAGTGAGAGCCCGTGGCGCGACCGGCAGGTCCGGGCGAAGTTCTACGACCTGACCCGGGAACTCGGCGAGCTCGGCGCTTGGGTGCGGTTGCACTACGTCTACCCCTACCCGCACGTGGACGAGGTCATCCCGCTGATGGCCGAGGGCAAGGTGCTCCCCTACCTCGACATGCCGCTCCAGCACGCGAGCCCCTCGGTGCTCAAGCGCATGCGCCGCCCCGGCAACCAGGAGCGCCAGCTCGACCGGATCCGCAGCTGGCGGCAGATCTGCCCGGAGCTGGCGATCCGCTCGACCTTCATCGTCGGCTTCCCGGGCGAGACCGAGGCCGAGTTCGAGGAGCTGCTGGCCTGGCTGCAGGAGGCCAAGCTCGATCGGGTCGGCTGCTTCGAGTACGAGCCGGTGGCGGGCGCCACCGCCAACGCGCTGGGCGACCTCGTGCCCCCGGCGGTGAAGGCCGAGCGCAAGCGCCGGTTCATGGAGACCCAGAACGGCATCGCGCTCCGGCTGCAGCGGGCCAAGGTCGGCAAGCGGCTGCCCATCATCGTCGATTCCGTCGAGGGCGGGGTCGCACGGGGCCGGTCCAAGGCCGACGCGCCGGAGATCGACGGCAATGTCCACGCCGCGTTCCGGCGCCCGGTGCGGGTCGGCGACATCGTCACGGTGAAGATCGACCGGGCCGAGGCCTACGACCTCTACGGCAGCGTCGCCTGA